One Coccinella septempunctata chromosome X, icCocSept1.1, whole genome shotgun sequence genomic window carries:
- the LOC123321263 gene encoding chromobox protein homolog 1-like yields the protein MSEDHGSASSASSNISVATTSAIDDDSDAASIKYTAEKLMDLKMDQEGNKMFLVKWNDYPEEDNTWETESNLSCNSLMKALVKEKRAKRTYRGTPGKLYKKYQIAKKYGLLKSSQTSPPPQKKQFKYVKFEDRITGFDMGFTPELIMGATVIEGELEFLVRWREDDRTDLIPRIVANEKCPQLVINYYERNIVWPQETCQRIDK from the exons ATGTCTGAAGATCACGGTTCAGCTTCATCAGCATCTTCAAACATATCTGTTGCAACTACAAGTGCTATCGATGATGACTCTGATGCAGCATCAATTAAATACACAGCTGAAAAGTTGATGGATTTGAAGATGGACCAAGAAGGCAACAAGATGTTCCTGGTCAAATGGAATGATTATCCAGAGGAAGATAACACTTGGGAAACAGAGAGCAATCTCTCCTGCAACTCATTGATGAAGGCTCTGGTCAAGGAAAAACGGGCCAAAAGGACCTACAGAGGAACTCCTGGTAAATTGTACAAGAAATACCAGATTGCTAAGAAATACGGACTGCTGAAGTCTTCCCAAACATCACCTCCACCGCAGAAGAAGCAATTTAAGTATGTGAAATTCGAAGATAGAATTACTGGATTTGATATGGGATTCACCCCTGAGTTGATAATGGGTGCGACAGTTATTGAAGGGGAGTTGGAGTTTTTGGTTCGTTGGAGGGAGGATGATAGAACTGATCTCATCCCGAGGATTGTGGCTAATGAAAAATGCCCACAGTTGGTCATCAATTACTACGAGAGGAACATAGTATG GCCACAGGAGACTTGCCAAAGAATTGATAAATAA